One window of the Pieris brassicae chromosome 2, ilPieBrab1.1, whole genome shotgun sequence genome contains the following:
- the LOC123720097 gene encoding uncharacterized protein LOC123720097, with protein sequence MALMRSSEIPKDAVVLNENEASSYIWEIVYDWKNLSDVWALRHGSTILGVINAVSGVVINRHYRAKLKLGTYGHLATLIPVSVMPAMLTMLFHRHLISTNLLLMKNEHCPICYEVRSAAIQLAMGITYPMLLAPTGALMLANRYNTYRVPHLQQGPKVMFKFVQKLTKPLTGTLTTLSLIQVAASSIITYFEFKNNIVFRNKLVDLERKILKERGQ encoded by the exons ATGGCACTAATGAGATCCTCTGAAATTCCTAAAGATGCAGtcgttttaaatgaaaatgaagCTTCAAGCTATATCTGGGAAATTGTTTACGACTGGAAAAACCTATCAGATgt ATGGGCCTTACGTCATGGTTCTACAATTCTAGGAGTAATTAATGCAGTGTCTGGTGTAGTTATAAACAGACATTATCGTGCAAAGCTAAAACTTGGCACATATGGACACCTAGCTACTCTCATACCTGTGTCAGTTATGCCCGCCATGCTTACTATGTTATTTCATAGACAT TTAATATCAACAAATCTGCTACTAATGAAAAATGAACACTGTCCTATTTGTTATGAAGTGAGATCAGCAGCAATTCAGTTAGCTATGGGTATAACATATCCTATGTTATTGGCACCCACCGGAGCTTTGAtg TTGGCTAACAGATACAATACGTATAGAGTGCCACACCTACAACAAGGACCCAaagtaatgtttaaatttgttcaaaaACTGACAAAACCTTTGACTGGAACACTTACAACTTTAAGTTTAATACAAGTAGCAGCTTCATCAATTATTACATACTTTGAATTCAAAAACAACATTGTGTTTAGAAATAAACTTGTTGATcttgaaagaaaaatattaaaagagagagggcaataa
- the LOC123720011 gene encoding uncharacterized protein CG5902, with protein sequence MSSVCCGTKKQKLNNSYGNHDDRPLNGYNESVAIPDMCYFCFDVLYSQLHSLDPPQTPNFTNEAYPLFVTWKIGKEHRLRGCIGTFNAMHLHSGLREYAITSAFKDSRFSPITREEVPRLTVSVSILQYFEEAEHYLDWKLGKHGIRIEFLSERGSKRTATYLPQVATEQGWDQIQTIDSLLRKGGYKAAITADMRRSIKLTRYQSEEISASYNDYINQRC encoded by the exons ATGTCTTCAGTATGTTGTGGAACTAAAAAGCagaaattaaacaattctTATGGTAACCATGATGACCGACCCTTGAATGGTTACAACGAGTCAGTGGCTATTCCTGATATGTGTTACTTTTGTTTCGATGTTTTGTATTCTCAGCTGCATAGCTTGGACCCACCACAAACACCTAATTTTACGAATGAGGCATa TCCCCTTTTTGTAACTTGGAAGATTGGTAAAGAGCATCGACTTAGAGGGTGCATAGGCACATTCAATGCCATGCATTTACATTCAG GCCTTCGGGAATACGCAATAACAAGTGCCTTTAAGGACTCCCGTTTTTCCCCAATTACGCGGGAGGAAGTCCCCCGGTTGACGGTTTCCGTGTCTATCCTGCAGTATTTCGAGGAAGCCGAGCATTATTTAGACTGGAAGCTGGGCAAGCATGGGATTCGCATCGAGTTCCTTAGCGAACGTGGCTCGAAACGCACTGCAACCTACTTACCTCAAGTTGCTACTGAACAAG GCTGGGACCAGATACAAACAATTGATTCTCTCCTCCGAAAGGGGGGATACAAAGCAGCTATTACAGCTGACATGCGACGGAGTATTAAGCTGACTAGATATCAGTCGGAGGAAATCTCCGCTTCCTACAATGATTATATCAACCAGCGTTGCTAG